A window of Brettanomyces nanus chromosome 2, complete sequence contains these coding sequences:
- a CDS encoding uncharacterized protein (BUSCO:EOG09341F8N~EggNog:ENOG41) produces MRNEPRTERTTSVASDGSFPSIASSTSTASTAGKASLEKSPEKSCDTDLKVSDRFDDSSAYVFINISSTGSEQMPHTNKDSSEIIEIAWSIVDCEHLETISSDSRLVKPINTPITPLCSSLTGLTWNSVKDAGSLNEAIIALDKSIQKHLISNKRSFNFITFDSWDLRMRVPKESREKSIELPQYLKYPKYFDLRREFVRYEEASKGELYASGSISEISLGQVMDVLKLSPVDAPSPISNIGDLDTFTSASSATIQSLLLIFSALVDASTLSKPHDMGLDLSQFFSERSKVLYITNLPLDVTQGELESWFTQFGCRPIAFWTIKSPLPEFGTNSNFNNSNAIIMRSTCSGFVIFASHESASDSLAMNGRILNDRIVEVQPSSLKVLDKAQDILTPFPSSKNRPRPGDWTCPSCGFSNFQRRTACFRCSFPVASAQTVQDSIYANANANPSNGNVNGGGSPGDLVNSGIGDSFFNHHRPHPNGHHTQHQNGNHSYNTTNSGNNSNNYNNYNNNYNNSNNNVGNRQNLGSSNVPFRAGDWKCMNENCAYHNFAKNVCCLKCGAPRVQSAILTGHQHNSRHNNGNNNVKLNSFQGTNGYSKRPFAQSNFTQFVSQLQPFSQQNTSSLADTNFDTLSAQINGLNLGQPQSQSQSQVQSQSEPHPQPEPLPQNSTGSINPAGTSIYNNRADLAGPTMGLNMDNEY; encoded by the exons atgaga AACGAGCCACGTACTGAAAGAACTACTAGTGTCGCTAGCGACGGCAGTTTTCCAAGCATTGCAAGTAGCACCAGTACTGCTAGTACTGCTGGTAAAGCTTCGTTGGAAAAAAGTCCTGAAAAGTCTTGCGATACCGATCTCAAAGTCAGCGACCGTTTCGATGATAGTTCTGCCTATGTATTCATCAATATTTCATCAACTGGTTCCGAGCAGATGCCGCATACTAATAAGGATTCCAGTGAAATTATCGAGATTGCATGGTCGATTGTCGATTGCGAGCACTTAGAAACTATTTCATCAGATAGTCGTCTCGTTAAGCCTATCAATACTCCTATCACTCCTCTTTGTTCCTCGTTGACAGGTCTCACTTGGAATAGTGTGAAGGATGCTGGTTCCTTAAATGAAGCCATTATAGCTCTCGACAAAAGTATTCAGAAGCATCTTATCTCCAACAAGAGgtccttcaatttcattaCATTTGATAGTTGGGACCTAAGAATGAGGGTGCCTAAGGAGAGCCGAGAAAAATCTATAGAGCTTCCTCAATACCTCAAGTACCCAAAGTATTTTGACTTAAGAAGAGAGTTCGTTCGTTACGAGGAAGCTTCCAAAGGTGAACTATATGCTTCTGGGAGTATTAGTGAGATTAGCCTTGGCCAGGTGATGGATGTGCTGAAGCTTTCACCCGTTGACGCTCCCTCTCCTATCAGTAATATTGGTGATCTGGACACTTTtacttctgcttcctcGGCCACTATTCAATCTCTCCTTTTGATATTTAGTGCTCTCGTCGATGCATCAACACTCTCTAAGCCTCATGATATGGGATTGGACCTTTCGCAGTTTTTCTCCGAGAGATCAAAGGTCCTTTATATCACCAATCTTCCACTGGATGTTACTCAGGGAGAGCTGGAGTCGTGGTTTACGCAGTTCGGCTGCAGGCCAATTGCATTCTGGACAATCAAGTCTCCACTACCTGAGTTTGGCACAAATTCTAACTTTAATAACAGCAATGCTATCATTATGAGATCAACATGCTCTGGCTTTGTTATCTTTGCATCGCATGAGTCTGCCTCTGATTCATTAGCAATGAACGGCCGTATCCTCAATGACAGAATTGTTGAGGTgcaaccttcttctctgaaGGTTTTGGATAAGGCACAAGACATCCTTACTCCCTTCCCATCCTCCAAAAATAGACCAAGACCGGGAGACTGGACTTGTCCATCCTGTGGATTCTCTaactttcaaagaagaactgCATGTTTTCGCTGTTCTTTTCCTGTGGCTTCTGCTCAAACTGTTCAGGACTCTATTTATGCCAATGCCAATGCCAATCCATCCAATGGAAATGTGAACGGAGGCGGAAGTCCTGGAGACTTGGTCAATTCTGGCATCGGggattctttctttaatCATCATCGCCCTCATCCAAATGGTCACCATACTCAGCATCAAAATGGCAACCATTCCTACAATACCACAAACAGCGGTAATAACAGCAATAACTACAACAATTACAATAATAACTACAATAACAGCAATAATAATGTTGGCAACAGGCAGAATCTGGGTTCTTCCAACGTTCCATTCCGTGCTGGTGACTGGAAATGCATGAATGAAAACTGTGCATATCATAATTTTGCTAAAAATGTGTGCTGTTTGAAGTGTGGGGCCCCAAGAGTTCAGTCAGCTATTTTGACTGGCCATCAACACAATTCCCGTCACAACAATGGTAATAACAATGTCAAGCTCAACAGCTTTCAGGGCACTAACGGATATTCGAAACGACCTTTCGCTCAGTCCAATTTCACCCAATTTGTGTCACAGCTGCAGCCATTCTCTCAGCAAAATACTTCATCTCTTGCCGACACAAATTTTGATACTTTGTCTGCTCAGATAAATGGTTTAAATTTGGGTCAGCCTCAATCTCAATCTCAGTCTCAAGTTCAGTCTCAGTCCGAACCTCACCCTCAGCCTGAGCCCCTACCCCAGAATTCGACCGGTTCAATAAATCCTGCAGGCACCAGTATTTATAACAACCGCGCTGACCTCGCTGGACCTACGATGGGTCTGAACATGGACAATGAGTATTAA
- a CDS encoding uncharacterized protein (BUSCO:EOG09342OSR), whose translation MANKEENGDNSRKGAPTKSIADLFKKLSIQEQPESPKKDMKDYKFWKTQPVTKFDESVLQEGPIDSSKKTSDIPKEPFPMLPQFEWVTLDIDKDEEMTQLYELLYDHYVEDHDSTFRFAYNKDFFNWALKPPGWNKEWHLGVRVKATKRLVAFISGVPANLKVRDHQFRAVEINFLCVHKKLRNKRLAPLLIKEITRRINLCDIWQALYTSGTVLPSPITVCRYAHRPLNWEKLYDVGFSALPEDKTKAQMMAKFAISSSTKTRGLRKMRQTDIDAVFDLYNRFQKRYEVSQEFTKEELSHWLLGDAHERTLSDSDKVIMCYVVENEDGRITDFFSFYILPFSVLNRPSFTNLGVAYLYYYASDTASEAESRFDSEATKKLTKRLESLVSDALVLAKNVGVDVFNALTSQDNVLFLEDLKFGPGDGFLNYYLFNYKAFPVPGGFDKTTNTYDTEKRSGMGVVML comes from the coding sequence ATGGCTaacaaggaagaaaatggcGATAATAGTAGGAAAGGAGCTCCGACTAAATCCATTGCAGACTTATTCAAGAAGCTCTCTATACAGGAACAACCAGAGtctccaaagaaagatatgaAGGACTATAAATTCTGGAAGACTCAGCCGGTCACTAAATTTGACGAATCTGTTTTGCAAGAAGGTCCAATCGACTCGTCCAAGAAAACTAGCGACATTCCAAAGGAGCCATTTCCAATGCTTCCTCAATTCGAATGGGTTACACTGGACATAGATAAAGACGAAGAGATGACCCAGCTCTATGAATTATTGTACGATCATTATGTTGAGGATCATGATTCCACATTTCGCTTTGCCTACAATAAGGATTTCTTTAACTGGGCATTGAAGCCTCCTGGATGGAACAAAGAATGGCATCTAGGTGTCCGTGTGAAGGCCACTAAGAGACTGGTCGCTTTTATCAGTGGAGTTCCTGCCAATCTAAAAGTTAGAGATCATCAATTTAGAGCCGTCGAGATCAATTTCCTATGTGTGCATAAGAAATTACGTAATAAACGACTGGCCCCTCTTCTGATCAAGGAGATTACCAGGAGGATCAATCTCTGCGACATATGGCAGGCATTGTACACTTCTGGAACAGTGCTTCCATCTCCTATAACTGTCTGCAGATATGCTCACAGACCTTTGAACTGGGAAAAATTGTACGACGTTGGAttttctgctcttccaGAAGATAAAACCAAGGCTCAAATGATGGCCAAGTTCGCCATCTCATCTTCCACTAAGACTAGAGGTCTTCGAAAGATGAGGCAGACTGATATTGATGCTGTTTTTGATTTGTATAACCGCTTCCAGAAAAGATATGAAGTTTCTCAAGAATTCACCAAAGAGGAGCTATCACACTGGCTTTTAGGAGATGCTCATGAAAGAACTCTTTCTGATTCTGATAAAGTCATAATGTGTTACGTCGtagagaatgaagatggCAGAATTACtgacttcttctctttctacATCCTTCCATTCTCTGTGCTCAATAGGCCTTCATTCACCAACTTGGGAGTTGCTTATCTCTATTACTATGCTTCAGATACCGCTTCCGAAGCTGAATCTAGATTCGATTCCGAGGCAACTAAGAAATTGACCAAGAGACTCGAATCGCTTGTTTCAGATGCCCTAGTTTTGGCCAAAAATGTGGGAGTAGACGTGTTTAATGCTCTTACATCTCAGGATAATGTCTTgttcttggaagatttgaaattcGGACCAGGCGATGGCTTCTTAAATTATTACCTGTTCAATTATAAAGCATTTCCTGTTCCTGGAGGGTTTGATAAAACTACCAATACTTACGACACGGAAAAGAGAAGCGGCATGGGTGTGGTAATGCTATAA
- a CDS encoding uncharacterized protein (BUSCO:EOG093416PA) produces MNSATTWVPRGVASEFPEKYILDDEEMARINAMAHLHLGEAHEDLSEAQSEEESPKNDAGAGSNLSSKADKDDDLKEYDLDHYDDEPEDVTGEPITMFPGLTNTEATYFRSAKKPEEGEDGEKAQEPGDDDHYLQLPTEEDRLEEKKDQQVYPTDNMILSTRTEDDISYLDVYIYDDGAGAPDGSKEEDEDKLDPDVANGMIRGKSLYIHHDLMLPNFPLCVEWLSFRPMGSNDESNVGNFAAIGTLDPTVEIWNLDCLDKAFPDTILGEATEEEAAHQGGKKRKGKKYQQKHVKDRHVDAILSISHNKVFRNVLATTSADTTVKLWDLTSCGVARSIDGLHHDKEVSSSQWFGNDSETDGSILLTGGYDSYCAVSDVRINELEKMARYYQVGSSGEEVEAVSWAGKNSSCFYAGTDQGNVYYFDARNEKKPVWTLHAHDSGITALNSNGYIDTMLVTGAMGDKQLKLWKTTPTPSMVTSRDFGCGNVLTSSFAPDIEVAGDLVVGGSSPGLKMWDCFSNRYVRVSFKDELRKLQKSAREEAKKAGIASRLARKYGDVFREEVLEPEDEVEEEEE; encoded by the coding sequence ATGAATTCTGCTACAACATGGGTTCCAAGAGGTGTGGCTTCTGAGTTCCCGGAAAAATACATcttggatgatgaagaaatggcCAGAATTAATGCGATGGCCCACCTTCATCTTGGAGAAGCACATGAGGATTTGAGTGAGGCTCAAAGTGAGGAGGAGAGTCCGAAAAATGATGCTGGAGCAGGCTCGAATTTGTCTAGTAAAGCCGATAAAGATGAcgatttgaaagaatatGATCTTGATCATTACGATGACGAACCAGAGGATGTGACAGGAGAGCCTATTACTATGTTCCCTGGATTGACTAACACGGAGGCTACTTATTTTCGATCAGCCAAGAAGCCggaggaaggagaagacgGAGAGAAGGCTCAAGAACCcggagatgatgatcacTACCTACAATTGCCTACAGAGGAAGATCGtctggaagaaaagaaagatcagCAAGTGTATCCTACAGATAACATGATTCTTTCTACAAGAACAGAGGACGACATTTCGTATTTAGATgtgtatatatatgatGATGGTGCTGGTGCACCTGATGGATCTAAGgaggaagacgaagatAAGCTAGACCCGGACGTTGCGAACGGAATGATTCGTGGAAAAAGTCTTTACATTCATCACGATTTAATGCTTCCTAACTTCCCACTTTGCGTGGAGTGGCTAAGTTTCAGGCCTATGGGATCTAATGATGAATCTAATGTGGGAAACTTTGCTGCTATTGGAACCTTGGATCCGACGGTGGAAATTTGGAACTTGGACTGTCTTGATAAGGCATTCCCTGATACCATTTTGGGTGAAGCTACCGAGGAAGAAGCTGCACATCAAGGTGGAAAGAAGCGTAAGGGCAAGAAGTATCAACAGAAGCATGTGAAGGACCGCCATGTTGATGCAATTCTTTCGATATCGCATAATAAGGTGTTTAGAAACGTTCTTGCCACCACATCTGCGGATACTACGGTAAAATTATGGGATTTGACCAGCTGTGGAGTTGCTAGATCAATTGATGGATTGCACCATGATAAAGAGGTTTCATCTTCGCAATGGTTTGGAAACGATAGCGAAACGGATGGATCGATTCTACTTACAGGAGGTTACGATTCATACTGTGCAGTGTCAGATGTGCGAATCAACGAGCTGGAAAAGATGGCTAGATATTATCAGGTGGGCAGTAGTGGGGAGGAAGTGGAGGCAGTTAGTTGGGCTGGTAAAAATAGTAGCTGTTTCTATGCTGGTACAGATCAAGGTAACGTTTACTATTTTGATGCCAGAaacgagaagaagccaGTTTGGACCTTACATGCACACGACTCCGGAATTACTGCTTTGAATAGTAATGGATACATCGACACGATGCTTGTGACTGGAGCTATGGGTGACAAACAGTTGAAACTCTGGAAAACTACACCTACACCTTCAATGGTTACATCCCGTGATTTTGGATGTGGTAATGTTTTAACGTCGAGCTTTGCACCTGATATTGAAGTTGCAGGAGACTTGGTTGTGGGTGGATCCAGTCCCGGATTAAAAATGTGGGACTGTTTCAGTAATAGATATGTTAGAGTCTCATTTAAGGATGAACTTCGGAAATTACAGAAGAGCGCTAGAGAAGAGGCTAAGAAGGCTGGAATAGCAAGTAGGCTAGCGAGAAAGTATGGTGATGTTTTCAGAGAGGAGGTTCTTGAGCCTGAAGACgaggtggaagaggaggaggagtaG
- a CDS encoding uncharacterized protein (EggNog:ENOG41~BUSCO:EOG09342LR0): MFFKAFSAPYISDLYRYYLNSDLLPNPADIRILAIGDPQIDGAWPNTTPRKRLDIFGNDYYLGHIYSVMKRRLQPSVVTVLGDLISCNWVSDSEYFNRTERYANRLFPRPDSVRPDSPSAIDLLERRGIRNQSSYEKWFHNALKSNIFDDSYFGYEDLNSWSNDSSEPLFINTTGNHDIGYSGEMTYDNIYRWNKFYGKDNFWIEYAKNTSHPWRIVVLNSLMLDGPAKHNDFVEANWNFVRTVSNRQFNGSTILVTHVPLFKPAGVCSDPPQTQFFTKENSAAYDWNKIGNLKSQNLLSYETSQKVLDALFRNNQPGIILNGHNHEGCLSYYSRDQSGEWIVSKDRPINDTGSYIREVTVRSIMGDYDGSTGIVTGHFDNNKKIWRFEYSVCPFVVQHVWWASKVTLLISILLQSIAFFV; this comes from the exons ATGTTCTTT AAAGCTTTTTCAGCCCCCTACATAAGTGATCTTTATCGGTACTATCTCAATTCGGATTTATTGCCGAATCCTGCAGATATTAGAATACTTGCTATTGGTGACCCTCAAATCGATGGTGCTTGGCCCAATACAACACCCAGAAAGAGACTAGATATTTTTGGCAATGATTATTATCTTGGTCACATATATTCtgtgatgaagaggagacTTCAACCTTCCGTTGTGACCGTGTTGGGGGATTTGATTTCTTGCAATTGGGTGAGTGATTCCGAATATTTCAACCGGACAGAACGGTACGCGAATCGATTATTCCCGAGACCCGATTCTGTGCGGCCCGATTCACCCAGTGCGATTGATCTATTGGAACGCCGAGGTATCCGTAACCAGTCTTCCTATGAAAAGTGGTTTCATAATGCACTGAAATCAAacatatttgatgattcttATTTCGGATATGAGGATTTGAACTCTTGGTCCAACGACTCCTCTGAACCCCTCTTTATTAATACTACCGGTAACCATGATATTGGATACAGTGGAGAGATGACTTACGACAATATCTATCGATGGAATAAGTTTTATGGTAAGGATAACTTCTGGATCGAGTATGCTAAAAATACTTCCCATCCATGGAGAATTGTAGTACTTAATTCGCTAATGCTCGATGGTCCTGCCAAACATAACGATTTTGTCGAGGCCAATTGGAATTTTGTTCGCACCGTCTCCAATAGGCAATTTAATGGGTCCACTATTCTTGTAACCCATGTACCCTTATTTAAGCCTGCGGGAGTTTGTAGTGATCCTCCGCAAactcaatttttcaccaaagAGAATTCGGCTGCCTACGATTGGAATAAAATCGGCAATCTTAAGTCTCAAAACTTGCTAAGTTACGAGACTTCGCAAAAAGTATTGGACGCTCTTTTCAGAAACAATCAGCCTGGAATTATTCTCAATGGGCATAATCATGAAGGCTGTCTTAGCTATTATTCACGTGACCAATCTGGTGAGTGGATAGTGTCCAAAGATAGGCCCATTAACGACACAGGTTCATATATTAGAGAAGTTACCGTGAGATCAATTATGGGAGACTATGATGGGAGTACGGGGATCGTCACAGGTCATTTTGATaacaacaaaaaaatcTGGAGATTCGAATATAGCGTATGTCCCTTCGTCGTTCAGCATGTTTGGTGGGCCAGTAAAGTCACCCTATTGATTAGTATATTGTTACAATCTATAGCTTTTTTTGTGTGA
- a CDS encoding uncharacterized protein (EggNog:ENOG41) has protein sequence MTLKVGYIPEHFSTPIAFAAKYDYFGENGLTNVQLIPYPSGSGHLISSLKTREIDIAIGLTEAFVRGLCQGDGGDYQISGEYVESPLCWSISSGNGREDVNKIEDLEGKRIGVSRIGSGSYIMSYVLALEQDFGKSTFEFKILENFENLRNSVNNRSTDAFMWEYFTTKKYYDSGELKKIGEIYTPWSSWVISSSTSKDVQELVPMFLKSIQQGINYYNEHEDEALDDILENLDYNSRDDLKEWAKRVQFTKDVTKIYFNKNIIKTKDVLKTAGLITDDDSVVLRRLKQGVRSEM, from the coding sequence ATGACACTCAAAGTTGGCTATATTCCCGAGCATTTCTCGACACCAATTGCTTTCGCGGCTAAGTATGATTATTTTGGTGAAAATGGTTTGACAAACGTCCAACTTATCCCATATCCGAGTGGATCGGGACATTTGATTAGCTCTCTTAAGACTAGAGAGATTGATATTGCCATCGGACTTACAGAAGCCTTTGTCAGAGGTCTATGTCAAGGTGATGGTGGCGATTATCAAATCTCTGGAGAATACGTGGAGTCTCCTTTATGCTGGTCTATTTCTAGTGGAAATGGTAGAGAAGATGTCAATAAAATAGAGGACCTCGAGGGTAAAAGAATTGGAGTAAGCCGAATTGGATCGGGCTCCTACATCATGTCATACGTTTTGGCACTTGAACAGGATTTTGGTAAGAGTACGTTTGAATTCAAGATTCTTGAGAATTTCGAAAATTTGAGGAACTCTGTCAATAATCGTTCAACAGATGCGTTCATGTGGGAATACTTTACCACCAAGAAATACTACGATAGCGGGGAACTCAAGAAGATTGGTGAGATTTACACTCCATGGTCCTCATGGGTAATCAGTAGCTCGACTTCCAAAGATGTTCAGGAACTGGTTCCAATGTTTTTGAAATCGATTCAACAAGGAATAAATTATTACAATGAgcatgaagatgaagcatTAGATGATATCTTGGAGAACTTGGACTATAATTCAAGAGATGACTTGAAAGAGTGGGCTAAAAGAGTGCAGTTTACAAAAGATGTGACCAAAATTTACTTCAATAAGAATATTATCAAAACCAAGGATGTCCTAAAGACCGCCGGATTGATCACAGATGATGACAGTGTCGtgttgagaagattgaaaCAAGGCGTTCGTAGTGAAATGTAA
- a CDS encoding uncharacterized protein (BUSCO:EOG09343C9K), translating to MSNGIISNDKRLPLHLVQSGNDNYFKKMPLFEIDGWNLGDNSVVPGVTAEDLKRKHKKEKKKQRKEKWEEREQEKKKRELETDSTEPEDHKRPKKSEVRADNNHDTPSSVAPPPAPAKLDTTNLTPLQCKMLNKLSGSRFRWINEQLYTADSEDAVELMEKQPELFEEYHKGFRSQVEAWPENPVDLYIKHLVFRGSNRAINSPGGLPGLEINGKKTVVVADMGCGEAKLAVEVERYMEFYDKDSKKALKIFKKKYGGDSDIFAKNKKLNFEIHSFDLKKMNDKITVADIKHVPLKNRSCSVVIFCLSLMGTNFLDFIKEANRILIPRGELWIAEIQSRLTDDKGEEFSEVLSRLGFKHKETDTSNKMFARFEFFKPLNEVDPDLEDLEDLEEKRKENKEGKWLLKPCIYKRR from the exons ATGTCTA ATGGAATCATTTCAAACGATAAGAGACTACCTTTACATCTTGTACAAAGTGGCAACGATAACtatttcaaaaaaatgCCATTATttgaaattgatggatGGAATCTGGGAGACAACTCAGTAGTTCCAGGAGTCACGGCtgaagacttgaagagaaaacataagaaggagaagaagaaacagagaaaggaaaaatgggaggaaagagagcaggagaaaaagaaaagagagctGGAAACGGATAGTACAGAACCAGAAGACCACAAAAGACCGAAAAAATCGGAAGTGCGTGCTGATAATAACCATGATACCCCATCTTCAGTGGCACCACCTCCTGCACCGGCTAAACTAGACACTACCAATCTTACACCTCTCCAGTGTAAGATGCTCAATAAGCTCTCTGGATCTAGATTTAGATGGATAAATGAACAGCTATATACAGCTGACTCGGAAGACGCAGTGGAGCTGATGGAGAAGCAGCCAGAGTTGTTTGAGGAATATCACAAGGGATTTAGGTCCCAAGTAGAAGCATGGCCAGAGAATCCTGTTGATCTTTACATCAAGCACCTTGTGTTCCGTGGCTCCAATAGAGCTATTAATTCACCTGGGGGACTTCCTGGTTTGGAAATCAATGGTAAAAAGACGGTCGTAGTGGCAGACATGGGATGTGGAGAGGCCAAACTGGCAGTGGAAGTGGAAAGATATATGGAATTCTACGATAAGgattcaaagaaagcaCTCAAAATTTTTAAGAAGAAATATGGTGGTGACAGTGACATCTTTGCCAAGAATAAGAAACTAAACTTTGAAATCCATTCGttcgatttgaagaagatgaacgATAAGATCACTGTGGCTGACATCAAGCATGTTCCTTTGAAAAATAGATCGTGCAGTGTGGTGATATTCTGTTTGTCGTTGATGGGAACCaattttcttgatttcattAAAGAAGCTAATCGAATTCTTATTCCTAGAGGTGAGCTTTGGATTGCGGAAATACAATCGCGGTTGACCGATGACAAGGGTGAAGAATTTAGTGAAGTGTTGAGTCGATTGGGGTTCAAACATAAGGAGACTGACACTTCCAATAAGATGTTTGCTAGATTCGAGTTTTTCAAGCCATTAAATGAGGTGGATCCAGACTTGGAGGATTTGgaggatttggaagagaagagaaaggagaataaAGAAGGGAAATGGTTACTTAAGCCATGTATATAtaaaagaaggtga